In Streptomyces nojiriensis, the sequence GGAACCCCACCCGGCCCAGGTTGACGCCCAGCATCGGCACCCCCGAGGCGCGCGCGAACTCCGCGCCCCGCAGCAGGGTCCCGTCCCCGCCGAGGACGATGAGCAGCTCACACCCGTCGAGCGCCCCCGGAGTGGACTCGGTGACCAGCTCCACCTCGGGGGGCAGCGGCAGATCCACCGCCTCCTGCTCCATGACGCGTACGCCCAGCCCGCACCTGAGCAGACCCTGCACGACCAGCTCGGCGCTGCGGATGGCCGCAGGCCGCCCGGTGTGCGCGAGCAGGAAGACCGTCCGCCCTTCCCCCGAAATCCGTGAACCCGCTGTACCCGCCGAACCCGCTGAATCTGTCACTGCGGCCCCTCCACCACTGCACGGTCAACATCCGCCGGGTCGAGGGCCGGTGCCCCCGCCCGCAGCCACAGAAAGTACTCGACGTTCCCCGACGGCCCCGGCAGCGGACTCGCCGTGACCCCGAGAACACCCAGCCCCAGCTTCGCCGCCTGCGCCGCGACCTCGCGCACGGCCCCGGCCCGCAGCTCCGGGCTGCGCACCACGCCGCCGCTGCCCAGCCGGTCCTTGCCGACCTCGAACTGCGGCTTGACCATCAGCACCAGGTCCGCGTCCGGCGCGCAGCAGCGCACCAGCGCCGGCAGCACCAGACCGATGGAAATGAACGACAGGTCACCGACGACGAGGTCGACCGGGACCCCGTCGAGCTGCTCCACCGTCAGCTCGCGCACGTTCGTACGGTCCTTGACGGTGACCCGGTCGTCGCTCTGCAGCGACCAGGCCAGCTGCCCGTAGCCGACGTCCACGGCCATCACGTGGGCCACGCCCGAGCGCAGCAGCACGTCGGTGAAACCGCCCGTGGAGGCGCCGGCGTCCAGCGCGCGGCGGCCCTCGACGGCCAGCCCCTGCGGCTGGAAGGCCGCCAGCGCGCCGGCCAGCTTGTGGCCGCCCCGGGAGACGTATTCGGGGTCGCTGTCGTCCTTGCGGACCACCAGGGCCGCGCTGGTCTCGACCTGGGTGGCCGCCTTGGTCGCGGTGGTGCCGCCGACGGTCACCCGGCCCGCGGCGATCAGCTGCGCGGCGTGCTCGCGCGAGCGGGCCATGCTGCGGCGTACCAGTTCGGCGTCCAGGCGGCGGCGTGCCACTCCTGCCACGTTCGGTTCAGCTCCTGTTTTCGTACGGTCCGGGGACGGGCGGTGCGTCCAGCGCGGTCAGCGCCTCGCGCAGCCCCCGGTGGACATCCTCGTACACCTCGACGTGTCCGTCCGCCGCGAGGTGGTCCGCGTCCGCCAGCCGCGCCAGGTGCGCGTCCACGCCGGCGTGGCCGGTGGGCGTGCGTACGACGCCCAGCGGCACGGGCCCGGCCGGCTCGGCGGGCACGGCGGAGGCATCGACTCGGAGGTCGGCGGCTTCGTCGGTCATGCCCCGACGCTACCCCGAAGCGCCCCGCGACCACGCATGGCTCTGCGGTACGGTCGTGATCACGATGGCTACGATCCAGGAGTGCCGCGAAGCACTCGACAACCTCTCCGGCAATCTCGCGCGGGCCGACGGCGGCGTACGCGGCGCGGCCGCGTTCGACCGCTCCCTGAGCTGCCACATCACCGACCTGGACCAGACGTTCACGGGCCGCCTCGACGCGGGCCGGATCCGGGTGGACGCGGTCGCTCCGGGCCCGCCCGCGGCGAAGGCCGAGATCCGGCTCGCGATGACGGGCGACGACCTCGTGGCCCTGGTCGCGGGCGAGCTGAAATTCGCGAAGGCCTGGGCCTCGGGCCGAGTCCGCCTGGAAGCCGGCTTCCGCGACCTCCTCCGCCTCAAAAGCATGCTCTAGCCCCGCCCTCTTCCAGCCCGCCCCGCCCCGCCCCCCAGCCCCGCGGCCCTCCAGACCCGCCGGCGTTCGAGGCGCTCTTCCAACCTCGCCAGGGGGTACCTCCCAGCGGTAGCTGGGGGAGTTCGAGGCGCGGGGGTCCGGGGGCAGCGCCCCCGGCAACGGCGCCGCACCCGGCATCCGGAGCGGCACGACCCGCCCGGGCGGAAGCTACTCCGCCCGAGCCACCGCACGGGCCTTGCGCGCCGCCGGAACCACCAGCGGCGTCCCCGTCTCCGGATCCGGGATCACCTGGCAGCGCAGCCCGAAAACCTTCTCCACGAGCTCCGCCGTCACCACCTCCGCCGGCGGCCCCTCCGCGACGACCTTCCCGCCCCGCATCGCGATCAGGTGCGTGGCGTACCGGGCCGCGTGATTCAGATCGTGCAGCACCGCCACCAGCGTCCGCCCCTGCGTCTCGTGCAGCTCCGCGCACAGGTCCAGCACGTCGATCTGGTGCTGGATGTCCAGGTACGTCGTCGGCTCGTCGAGCAGCAGCAGCGGCGTCTGCTGGGCCAGCGCCATCGCGATCCACACGCGCTGCCGCTGCCCGCCCGACAGCTCGTCCACGGCCCGGTCGGCGAGCTCGGCGACCCCCGTCGAGGCCATCGACTCCTTCACGACCCGCTCGTCCTCGGCCGACCACTGCCGCAGCAGCCCCTGGTGCGGGTACCGGCCGCGCGAGACCAGGTCGGCCACCGTGATGCCGTCGGGCGCGATCGAGGACTGCGGGAGCAGGCCCAGGGTCTTGGCCACCTTCTTCGCGGGCAGCGACCCGATGGCCTGCCCGTCCAGCAGCACCCGCCCGGTGGACGGCTTCAGCATCCTCGACAGGGCCCGCAGCAGCGTGGACTTGCCGCAGGCATTGGGGCCGACGATCACCGTGAAGGAGTGGTCGGGGATCTCCACCGACAGGTTCTCGGCGATGACCCGCTGGTCGTAGCCGAGGGTCACGTTCTCCGCGGTCAGCCGCTGCACTTGGGTACTCCTCATCAGGTTCATATACGTCCCGCCTTGCGCTCGGTGACGAGCAGCCAGAGCAGGTAGACACCGCCGACGAGGCCGGTCACCACACCCACCGGCAGCTGGTCGGAGCCGAAGGCCCGCTGCGAGGCCCAGTCGGACACCATCAGCAGCACCGAGCCCATCAGGGCGGCGTTCACCAGGTTCCCGCCGGGCGAGCGGGTCAGCCGCCGGGCCAGCTGCGGGGCGGCCAGCGCGACGAAGCTGATGGGCCCGGCCGCAGCGCTCGCCGCGGTGGTGAGCAGGACCGCCGCCAGCATCAGCAGCATCCGCGTCCGCTCCACCCGCACCCCGAGCGCGTACGCGGCGTCGTCGCCCATCTCCATCATCCGCAGGGCCCGGCCCTGCCCGAGGACCAGCGGGAGGAGCACCGCGCACACCGCGAGCAGCGGCCACACCTGCGCCCAGTCCCGGCCGGCCAGCGAGCCGGTCAGCCAGACCATGGCACGGGTGGCCTCGATCAGCTGGGCCTTCGTGATCAGGTACTGGATCACGGCGATCAGGATGGCGGAGGCGCCGATCCCGACCAGCACCAGCCGGTAGCCCTGGATGCCCTGCTTGTAGGCGAGCAGGTAGACGGCGACTCCGGCCAGCAGGCCGCCGGCCAGCGCGCCGGCGGCCACCTCCGTGGCGCCGCCCTTGAACAGGACGATGACGACGAGCGCGCCGACCGCCGAGCCGTAGCCGAAGCCGAGCATGTCCGGGGAGCCCAGCGGGTTGCGGGAGACGGACTGGAAGACGGCTCCGGAGATCCCGAGCGCCGCGCCGACGAGCAGCGCGACCAGGACTCGCGGCAGCCGCAGGTCGTTGACGATGAAGTCGGTGGCGGGGGTGCCGTTGCCGAGCAGGGTCTGTACGACGTCCCACGGCGCGATCTCGAAGTCGCCGGTGCCGATGAGCACGACGGCCATCGCGAGCGCCGCGACGGTCAGCAGGACCCCGACGGCCAGGGCGCGCCGCTCGACGCGCAGCGAGACCCCGCCGGGCAGGCGCAGCGGGCGGGGTCCGGACCGGCGGCCCTTGCCGGGGGTGTCGGTCGCGGTCGTGGGCGCGGTCGTGGGCGCGGTCGCGGTCACAGCTGGGCCATCCTCTTGCGCCGAACCAGGTAGATGAAGACCGGGCCGCCGATGAGCGCGGTCACGACGCCGACCTGCAGTTCGGCGGGCCGGGTGACGACCCGGCCGACGATGTCGGAGCCGAGCAGCAGGACCGGTGACAGGACGGCCGAGTACGCGAGCACCCAGCGCATGTCGGGACCGGTGAAGGCCCGGACGAGGTGCGGGACCATCAGCCCGATGAAGACGATGGGACCGCACGCGGCGGTCGCCGCACCGCACAGCAGGGTGATGGCGACCATGGCGCCGATCCGGGTCCGCGTCAGGTGGGCGCCGAGCGCCCGTGCCGTGTCGTCGCCCATCGCCATCGCGTTGAGCGGCCGGCCCAGCACCAGTGCGAGCACCGCGCCGACGAGCAGGAAGGGGGCCACTTGCCGGACGGTGTCCATGTTGGCCGAGGCCAGCGAACCCACCGTCCAGAAGCGCAGCTTGTCCAGCGCCTTGCTGTCCATCAGCTGCACGGCGTTGATGTAGCCGACGAGCGCCGCGCTGGCCGCCGTACCGGCGAGCGCGAGGCGCACCGGGGTCGCGCTGCGGCTGCCGCCGAGCACGTACACGAGGACGGAGACGAAGGCGGCACCGAGGAAGGCCCACCACACGAACTCGCTCAGCGAACTCGCGCCGAAGAAGCTGATCGCGGAGACCACGGCGGCCGCGGCGCCGGCGTTGACGCCGAGGATGCCGGGCTCGGCCAGCGGGTTGCGGGTCAGCGCCTGCATCACGGCACCGGACAGGCCGAGTCCGAGCCCGACCATCAGCCCGAGCAGGGTGCGCGGGATCCGCAGATCCCGCACCACCACGTCGGAGGGCGTGCCCGCGTAGGCGAACAGGCCGTGCCAGACCTCGTCCAGGGACATCTGC encodes:
- a CDS encoding TlyA family RNA methyltransferase; translated protein: MAGVARRRLDAELVRRSMARSREHAAQLIAAGRVTVGGTTATKAATQVETSAALVVRKDDSDPEYVSRGGHKLAGALAAFQPQGLAVEGRRALDAGASTGGFTDVLLRSGVAHVMAVDVGYGQLAWSLQSDDRVTVKDRTNVRELTVEQLDGVPVDLVVGDLSFISIGLVLPALVRCCAPDADLVLMVKPQFEVGKDRLGSGGVVRSPELRAGAVREVAAQAAKLGLGVLGVTASPLPGPSGNVEYFLWLRAGAPALDPADVDRAVVEGPQ
- a CDS encoding SCP2 sterol-binding domain-containing protein, with translation MATIQECREALDNLSGNLARADGGVRGAAAFDRSLSCHITDLDQTFTGRLDAGRIRVDAVAPGPPAAKAEIRLAMTGDDLVALVAGELKFAKAWASGRVRLEAGFRDLLRLKSML
- a CDS encoding ABC transporter ATP-binding protein; the encoded protein is MRSTQVQRLTAENVTLGYDQRVIAENLSVEIPDHSFTVIVGPNACGKSTLLRALSRMLKPSTGRVLLDGQAIGSLPAKKVAKTLGLLPQSSIAPDGITVADLVSRGRYPHQGLLRQWSAEDERVVKESMASTGVAELADRAVDELSGGQRQRVWIAMALAQQTPLLLLDEPTTYLDIQHQIDVLDLCAELHETQGRTLVAVLHDLNHAARYATHLIAMRGGKVVAEGPPAEVVTAELVEKVFGLRCQVIPDPETGTPLVVPAARKARAVARAE
- a CDS encoding FecCD family ABC transporter permease; amino-acid sequence: MTATAPTTAPTTATDTPGKGRRSGPRPLRLPGGVSLRVERRALAVGVLLTVAALAMAVVLIGTGDFEIAPWDVVQTLLGNGTPATDFIVNDLRLPRVLVALLVGAALGISGAVFQSVSRNPLGSPDMLGFGYGSAVGALVVIVLFKGGATEVAAGALAGGLLAGVAVYLLAYKQGIQGYRLVLVGIGASAILIAVIQYLITKAQLIEATRAMVWLTGSLAGRDWAQVWPLLAVCAVLLPLVLGQGRALRMMEMGDDAAYALGVRVERTRMLLMLAAVLLTTAASAAAGPISFVALAAPQLARRLTRSPGGNLVNAALMGSVLLMVSDWASQRAFGSDQLPVGVVTGLVGGVYLLWLLVTERKAGRI
- a CDS encoding FecCD family ABC transporter permease; this translates as MLVESPPEPERSAAPDEGAAASAARPRHAARAAGLLAALAVLALIAVVSIAVGAKQMSLDEVWHGLFAYAGTPSDVVVRDLRIPRTLLGLMVGLGLGLSGAVMQALTRNPLAEPGILGVNAGAAAAVVSAISFFGASSLSEFVWWAFLGAAFVSVLVYVLGGSRSATPVRLALAGTAASAALVGYINAVQLMDSKALDKLRFWTVGSLASANMDTVRQVAPFLLVGAVLALVLGRPLNAMAMGDDTARALGAHLTRTRIGAMVAITLLCGAATAACGPIVFIGLMVPHLVRAFTGPDMRWVLAYSAVLSPVLLLGSDIVGRVVTRPAELQVGVVTALIGGPVFIYLVRRKRMAQL